Proteins from one Gibbsiella quercinecans genomic window:
- the dndC gene encoding DNA phosphorothioation system sulfurtransferase DndC, translating to MSKLVQAFDLAEYEDFINQEQFAGRPLAEYVAEVQRIYCTDKRPWVIGYSGGKDSSAVITLVYLALLGLPPEMRTKDVFVVSSDTLVETPVVVDLIKKTMLQIEAGAKRNGLPITQHAVTPKTNETFWVNLLGKGYPAPTRSFRWCTERMKINPVSDFIKDKVSQFDEVIVVLGSRSSESASRAQVIAKHKIDGSRLARHTTLANAFIYTPIDTWDVEDVWKLLRGAFRYAPEDIDEWESPWGGNNRPLWTLYMDSSAQGECPLVIDESTPSCGNSRFGCWTCTVVTKDKAMESLIKNGEEWMAPLLKYRDLLAFTTDPVNKDTYRNYKRRTGKVSYQYAKDGEDRSAERKHVPGPYWLKYRQQWLKGLLEIERDLNAQGHTITLITQPELHAIRQEWLKDPNEPDWYDTLPGIYREVYQQDLNWVVDDQSRFDASDADLLVQITQGFDVVPEMVMKLIELETSMEGLSRRQGIFDKLGTILKQDWGSLEEIQQQQATLQKRNDRDIHQDEVDKLEAELQTLQRRIIDASESSVLIDEENERAH from the coding sequence CCGAATACGAAGATTTTATCAATCAGGAGCAGTTCGCCGGACGTCCTTTGGCCGAATATGTTGCCGAAGTACAAAGAATTTATTGTACGGATAAGCGTCCGTGGGTGATTGGCTACAGCGGCGGGAAAGATTCTTCCGCCGTGATTACGCTGGTGTATCTGGCCTTGCTCGGCCTGCCCCCGGAAATGCGCACCAAAGATGTTTTTGTGGTGTCATCCGATACGCTGGTGGAAACACCAGTGGTAGTAGATTTAATTAAGAAAACGATGTTGCAGATTGAGGCAGGCGCAAAGCGTAATGGCCTGCCGATCACTCAACATGCGGTAACGCCTAAAACTAATGAAACCTTCTGGGTCAATTTACTGGGGAAAGGTTATCCGGCCCCAACCCGTAGTTTTCGCTGGTGTACCGAGCGTATGAAAATCAATCCGGTGAGCGACTTTATTAAAGATAAGGTCAGCCAGTTTGATGAAGTGATTGTTGTCCTCGGCTCACGTAGCAGCGAAAGCGCTTCTCGTGCACAGGTAATAGCAAAACACAAAATTGATGGCTCACGCCTGGCCCGGCACACCACACTGGCAAATGCGTTTATCTATACCCCCATTGATACCTGGGATGTAGAAGATGTCTGGAAGCTGCTGCGCGGCGCGTTCCGCTATGCTCCTGAAGATATCGACGAATGGGAAAGCCCGTGGGGTGGAAACAACCGTCCTCTGTGGACGCTGTATATGGACTCTTCCGCACAGGGTGAGTGTCCCCTGGTGATCGACGAAAGTACCCCCTCTTGCGGGAACTCTCGCTTTGGCTGCTGGACCTGTACCGTAGTCACCAAAGATAAAGCGATGGAAAGCCTGATCAAAAACGGCGAAGAGTGGATGGCGCCATTGCTAAAATATCGTGATCTGCTGGCGTTTACCACCGACCCGGTGAATAAAGACACCTATCGCAACTATAAACGCCGCACCGGTAAGGTGAGCTATCAGTACGCTAAAGACGGCGAAGATCGCAGTGCAGAACGTAAGCATGTTCCAGGCCCCTACTGGCTCAAATACCGCCAGCAGTGGTTAAAAGGCTTACTTGAAATTGAGCGCGATTTAAACGCCCAGGGCCACACGATTACGTTAATTACCCAGCCGGAGCTGCACGCTATCCGCCAGGAGTGGTTGAAAGATCCTAACGAGCCAGACTGGTACGATACATTGCCGGGGATTTACCGCGAGGTATATCAGCAGGATCTGAATTGGGTGGTTGACGATCAGTCTCGCTTTGATGCCAGCGATGCTGATTTGCTGGTACAGATAACGCAAGGGTTTGACGTAGTACCTGAAATGGTAATGAAACTGATTGAGCTGGAAACCTCGATGGAAGGGTTAAGTCGTCGTCAGGGGATTTTTGACAAGCTCGGCACAATTTTGAAGCAGGACTGGGGCAGCCTGGAAGAGATCCAGCAGCAACAGGCAACGCTGCAAAAACGCAATGATCGGGATATTCATCAGGACGAGGTGGATAAGCTAGAAGCTGAACTCCAGACTTTACAGCGCAGAATTATCGATGCGAGCGAATCGTCTGTGCTTATCGATGAGGAAAATGAACGTGCTCATTAA
- the dndD gene encoding DNA sulfur modification protein DndD produces the protein MLIKQLVLHNFRVFCGTHTIDLAPRKRPHEVNPRPIVLFGGLNGAGKTSILSAIRLALYGRLAFGSAMQQQEYVEQLGALVHNGTYTAERPDEAAVELTFTYNQNGHETEFTVTRSWKKGKKDRLSLQQDGQPRSELSYDQCQGFLNELIPHGVADLFFFDGEKIAELAEDESGNILRTAVRRLLGLDLIARLQNDLMIFVKRQQTAQLGGSQQQQVEALETKIKTLAGQAEKLLEEADFVNSRIEFLSQDIIRHEGLLNAQGGAFAQTKAQEKQKVETLLKEKERLEKALRQECDGSLPYALAPNTLSRLLEKIANEAQIKQAKNFETELNQFLTQLKNDIAFRSSSESSTRAIATEAITNNLDAYMAAKPKGDLLFDISEREAGMLQQSIEQDSKKAWQRFDMYRHQLADIEQQLEQAAANIARAPEDEQLMDLFAALRDLDHKREKQRQKYRSLLEEAKRTKQQQLDCVRQVQKAHDITRSQHGLSSAFKNAQETINLLDYYSDVLTQARVKKLSANFEIAYHKLARKEDLQLNAHINPQTFDVELVDEKGSVINRKLLSAGEKQIYAIAILEALAKTSGRDFPVIIDTPLGRLDSQHRDKLINHYFPEASHQVVLLSTDTEVDESYFVDRLRDDISHAYEIVFNAHTKSSALKPGYFWELTKEAI, from the coding sequence GTGCTCATTAAGCAACTAGTATTACATAATTTTCGCGTATTTTGCGGCACACACACCATCGATCTGGCTCCCAGAAAGCGTCCGCATGAAGTAAACCCTCGCCCGATTGTTCTATTTGGTGGTTTAAATGGTGCAGGGAAAACATCTATTTTGTCGGCAATTCGACTGGCACTGTATGGGCGTTTAGCGTTTGGCTCGGCAATGCAGCAGCAGGAGTATGTTGAACAACTCGGAGCACTGGTGCACAACGGGACGTATACAGCAGAGCGTCCGGATGAGGCCGCAGTAGAACTGACCTTTACCTACAACCAAAACGGCCATGAGACTGAATTCACCGTCACGCGTAGCTGGAAGAAAGGAAAGAAAGATCGTCTCTCTTTGCAGCAGGATGGACAACCGCGTAGTGAACTCAGTTATGACCAGTGCCAAGGGTTTTTGAATGAATTAATTCCTCACGGTGTTGCCGATCTTTTCTTTTTTGATGGTGAGAAGATTGCAGAGTTGGCGGAAGATGAATCCGGCAATATTCTGCGTACAGCGGTGCGTCGTTTGTTGGGACTGGATCTGATCGCCAGACTGCAAAATGACCTGATGATTTTTGTCAAACGCCAGCAAACCGCGCAGTTAGGTGGCTCCCAGCAACAGCAGGTCGAAGCGCTTGAGACAAAGATTAAAACGCTTGCCGGTCAGGCAGAGAAATTGCTGGAAGAGGCCGATTTCGTCAATTCGCGGATTGAATTTTTATCCCAGGACATTATTCGCCATGAGGGATTGTTAAATGCGCAGGGCGGCGCATTTGCCCAGACCAAAGCACAGGAAAAGCAGAAAGTTGAAACGCTGTTAAAAGAAAAAGAGCGTCTGGAAAAAGCGTTACGACAGGAATGCGATGGATCGTTGCCCTATGCGTTAGCACCTAATACGTTGTCGCGGTTGCTAGAAAAAATTGCCAATGAAGCACAGATCAAGCAGGCGAAAAATTTTGAGACGGAGTTAAATCAATTTTTAACTCAACTCAAAAATGATATCGCGTTCCGTTCCAGCAGTGAGAGTAGTACCAGAGCCATTGCTACCGAAGCGATTACCAATAATTTGGACGCATATATGGCAGCCAAACCAAAAGGTGATTTGCTGTTTGATATTTCTGAACGTGAAGCTGGTATGCTCCAGCAGTCCATTGAGCAGGACAGCAAAAAAGCATGGCAGCGTTTTGATATGTACCGCCATCAATTAGCGGATATTGAACAACAACTGGAGCAAGCCGCAGCTAATATTGCTCGCGCCCCGGAAGACGAGCAGTTAATGGATCTCTTTGCAGCATTACGCGATCTCGATCATAAGCGTGAAAAACAGCGGCAAAAATATCGCTCGTTGCTGGAAGAGGCTAAACGAACGAAACAGCAGCAACTAGATTGTGTTCGTCAGGTACAGAAAGCACATGACATAACCCGTAGCCAACATGGTTTGAGCAGCGCATTTAAAAATGCGCAGGAGACCATTAACCTGCTCGATTACTACAGTGATGTGTTAACGCAGGCGCGAGTGAAAAAGTTATCTGCTAACTTTGAAATTGCCTACCACAAACTTGCTCGTAAAGAGGATTTACAGCTTAATGCGCACATAAATCCACAGACATTTGATGTTGAACTGGTGGATGAAAAGGGTTCGGTGATTAATCGTAAGCTGCTTTCTGCGGGTGAAAAGCAGATTTATGCGATTGCCATTCTTGAGGCGCTGGCAAAAACCTCTGGGCGTGATTTCCCGGTGATTATTGATACGCCGTTAGGGCGTCTGGATTCTCAGCATCGGGATAAGTTGATTAATCATTATTTCCCGGAGGCCAGCCATCAGGTTGTGCTGCTATCCACCGATACTGAAGTGGACGAGAGTTATTTCGTCGATCGACTGCGTGATGATATTTCTCATGCTTATGAGATTGTGTTTAATGCGCATACTAAATCATCTGCGCTGAAACCCGGTTACTTCTGGGAACTAACCAAGGAGGCTATCTGA
- the dndE gene encoding DNA sulfur modification protein DndE: protein MLPNRMALSRQTEEQLKKLKGYTGITPNIVARLSFFRSVETEFRYLPDRDSKKLDGSLILDKITWLGETLQATELVLKMLYPHLDQKEMIKAWAAHVEDGISALRNYRSLRDFTFGV from the coding sequence ATGCTCCCGAATCGAATGGCACTTAGTCGTCAGACTGAAGAACAGCTCAAGAAGTTAAAAGGATATACTGGTATCACGCCTAATATTGTTGCCAGACTGTCGTTTTTCCGCTCGGTTGAGACCGAATTTCGTTATTTGCCTGACCGAGATAGTAAGAAGCTGGATGGATCGCTGATACTGGATAAAATTACGTGGCTGGGGGAAACATTACAAGCTACGGAGTTGGTGTTAAAGATGCTTTATCCGCACCTAGATCAGAAGGAGATGATTAAGGCGTGGGCGGCGCATGTTGAGGATGGGATTTCGGCGTTAAGAAACTATCGCTCTCTAAGAGACTTTACATTTGGGGTGTAA